A stretch of the Apteryx mantelli isolate bAptMan1 chromosome 3, bAptMan1.hap1, whole genome shotgun sequence genome encodes the following:
- the GCM1 gene encoding chorion-specific transcription factor GCMa — protein MLKGADDVVMKQEDSASRNGETASWDINDIKLPQDVKQTDWFQEWPDSYVKHIYSSEDKNAQRHHSSWAMRNTNNHNSRILKKSCLGVVVCGNDCSTLDGRKIYLRPAICDKARQKQQRKCCPNCNGPLRLISCRGHGGYPVTNFWRHEGQFIFFQSKGAHDHPRPETKLEAEARRSIQKAQTAFSPPCPKLKRIREIESLAGEMQTHEYLPLLLCKPEAYVIPGHFSRRLSKSSPEHALSGGSGQLLYLGADAEGTGSSPRCNKLGGPGVTAAPSTCGPSGGFGEPPRWDKRLPGAPRGCRSLTLAPAHLPSEPFCTGVQPAPGAPPTPKGSYEPFRPNTGPAGDASYEGKPHPASSSSCLPSSLFLLAQQEPYLVPASAHHHRHHLTPPKANGRDLEDEQQGLNLDYCSSEMFFNLYPLR, from the exons ATGCTGAAAGGTGCAGATGATGTTGTTATGAAACAGGAGGACTCTGCTTCCCGAAATGGAGAAACGGCAAGTTGGGATATTAATGACATCAAACTTCCTCAG GACGTGAAACAGACGGACTGGTTTCAAGAATGGCCAGACTCCTATGTAAAACATATCTATAGCTCCGAGGATAAAAACGCTCAGCGGCACCATAGTAGCTGGGCAATGAGAAACACCAACAACCATAACTCTCGCATCTTAAAAAAGTCCTGCCTTGGGGTGGTGGTCTGTGGCAATGACTGCTCAACTCTGGATGGGAGGAAGATCTATCTAAGACCAGCCATATGTGACAAAGCTCGGCAAAAACAACAGA GGAAATGTTGTCCAAATTGCAATGGACCCTTGAGGCTCATTTCCTGCCGAGGCCATGGTGGTTATCCAGTTACCAACTTTTGGAGGCATGAAGGCCAGTTCATATTCTTTCAG TCCAAAGGGGCTCATGATCATCCACGACCAGAAACAAAACTAGAAGCAGAAGCAAGAAGATCAATCCAAAAAGCACAGACAGCTTTCTCTCCCCCCTgtccaaaattaaaaagaatccGGGAGATCGAG TCTCTAGCAGGTGAAATGCAGACCCATGAATATTTGCCTTTACTTCTTTGCAAGCCAGAAGCTTACGTTATACCCGGTCATTTCAGCCGACGTTTAAGCAAGAGCTCCCCGGAGCATGCACTCAGCGGCGGTTCGGGGCAGTTGCTGTACCTGGGGGCGGATGCCGAGGGCACAGGTTCAAGCCCTCGCTGCAACAAGCTGGGGGGACCGGGGGTCACGGCTGCACCCTCGACTTGCGGGCCCTCCGGTGGCTTCGGCGAGCCACCACGCTGGGACAAGAGGCTACCAGGtgccccccggggctgccgcagCCTCACGCTCGCCCCGGCCCACCTGCCCAGCGAGCCCTTCTGCACCGGCGTCCAGCCTGCTCCTGGTGCGCCACCCACGCCCAAGGGCAGTTATGAGCCCTTCCGGCCCAACACTGGCCCTGCCGGGGACGCATCCTATGAGGGAAAGCCCCAtccggccagcagcagcagctgcctcccctcCTCGCTGTTCCTCCTGGCGCAGCAGGAGCCCTACCTCGTCCCAGCCAGCGCCCATCACCACCGCCACCACTTGACGCCTCCAAAAGCAAACGGACGGGACTTGGAAGATGAGCAGCAAGGTCTGAACCTGGACTACTGCAGCAGTGAGATGTTTTTTAACCTGTACCCTTTACGGTGA